One part of the Quercus lobata isolate SW786 chromosome 7, ValleyOak3.0 Primary Assembly, whole genome shotgun sequence genome encodes these proteins:
- the LOC115953709 gene encoding ribonuclease P protein subunit p29-like produces the protein MATETAIQDPRKHALEALKRRFAFVEADLLQQKNKKSIKEGDGKEPHRTTSLADKTDAAVTPSFDAQHKKDPEENAPAYLQLSQAVHENLLASNIKLSSRKGDMVDKILHELLQNGDMAQKYMQKSRKIHIDHFVLLDNYVQGRGVSTGSHIRALRMHSKRSKKHMSMKQHKKCGSFDLPQELHKFDVFRPMHEMWKGYMMQLLKTVGKNQLAQCLLSADLHGAFILVAECKATSFTGVSGIMIRETAETFGIITQDDVFRVVPKKISVFIFQVDCWKVTLHGDKLTSRNLGL, from the exons ATGGCTACTGAAACAGCTATTCAAGATCCAAGAAAACATGCTTTGGAGGCATTGAAGCGGAGGTTTGCCTTTGTCGAGGCTGATCTGCtacaacaaaagaacaaaaagagtataaaagaaggagATGGAAAAGAACCTCATAGGACAACTTCTTTAGCAGATAAAACTGATGCAGCAGTCACTCCCTCATTTGATGCTCAACAcaagaaag ATCCTGAAGAAAATGCTCCGGCATATTTGCAGCTCTCTCAAGCTGTACATGAGAATCTGCTGGCATCCAATATTAAG CTTTCTAGTAGAAAAGGAGACATGGTCGATAAGATTTTGCACGAGCTTCTTCAGAATGGTGATATGGCTCAGAAGTACATGCAGAAGTCTAGAAAAATACATATTGACCATTTCGTCCTTCTTGATAATTATGTACAAGGACGTGGCGTATCTACTGGTTCTCATATCAGGGCTTTGCGGATGCATTCAAAGCGTTCTAAAAAGCACATGTCCATGAAACAGCATAAAAAATGTGGATCATTTGATTTGCCCCAAGAGCTTCATAA GTTTGATGTTTTTAGGCCTATGCATGAAATGTGGAAAGGCTACATGATGCAACTGCTTAAAACTGTCGG GAAAAATCAGTTGGCTCAGTGTCTTCTCAGCGCAGATCTACATGGTGCTTTCATTCTAG TTGCTGAGTGTAAAGCAACTTCTTTCACTGGAGTGAGCGGCATCATGATTCGTGAAACTGCAGAAACatttgggataattacacaaGATGATGTCTTCCGAG TTGTGCCCAAAAAGATTTCTGTCTTTATTTTCCAAGTTGATTGCTGGAAAGTTACATTGCATGGGGACAAACTCACTTCAAGAAATTTGGGCTTGTGA
- the LOC115953715 gene encoding activator of 90 kDa heat shock protein ATPase homolog 1, translated as MAKYGEGDKRWIVEERPDGANVHNWHWAETDCLEWSRNLFSKHLSNLTILDGEGNLYVKTKKVEKVEGEAYVNVRKGKIIPGYEISLALSWEGEAKDSEGTSLLKAEGLVEIPYISDENAGEDPEFKVSVKDEGPIGKTLKDAVFAKGKRLILDKVRVFEETMAKGGPAKDELEVKKVAPKAQPGSNSNSNSNSAAAASSGTAAAAAAVANSAAKPKEEAKKKKKEGFKTITMTEKFSCRAKDLYEILMDENRWKGFTQSNARISKEVGGEFSIFDGSVTGVNVELQEAKLIVQKWRFGSWPDGIQSTVRLTLEEPEPGVTIVKLTHIDVPEEDRYGNSTVVENTERGWRDLIFHKIRAVFGFGI; from the exons ATGGCGAAGTATGGTGAGGGAGACAAGCGTTGGATCGTGGAGGAGAGACCCGACGGCGCCAATGTCCACAACTGGCACTGGGCCGAGACCGACTGTCTCGAATGGTCTCGAAACCTCTTTTCCAAACACCTCTCCAATCTCACAATCCTCGATGGCGAAGGCAACCTCTACGTCAAGACCAAGAAGGTCGAGAAAGTCGAGGGCGAGGCATACGTGAATGTGCGAAAGGGAAAGATCATACCTGGGTACGAGATCAGCCTCGCGCTTTCGTGGGAAGGAGAAGCTAAAGACTCTGAAGGTACTTCTTTGCTCAAAGCCGAAGGTCTTGTTGAGATCCCCTATATCTCTGATGAGAATGCTGGTGAAGACCCAGAATTCAAGGTCTCGGTTAAGGACGAGGGACCCATTGGGAAGACACTCAAGGACGCGGTGTTTGCGAAAGGGAAgcgtttgattttggataaagTTCGAGTCTTTGAGGAAACCATGGCTAAGGGTGGACCTGCCAAGGATGAATTGGAGGTCAAGAAGGTTGCGCCCAAAGCTCAACCGGGTTCGAATTCGAATTCGAATTCGAATTCAGCTGCTGCTGCTTCTTCCGGGACGGCGGCTGCGGCTGCGGCGGTGGCGAATTCGGCTGCAAAGCCGAAGGAGGAggcgaagaagaagaagaaggaagggtTTAAGACCATAACTATGACAGAGAAGTTTAGCTGTAGAGCTAAGGATTTGTATGAGATTTTGATGGATGAGAATAGGTGGAAGGGTTTTACTCAGAGCAATGCGAGGATTAGTAAAGAGGTGGGTGGGGAGTTTAGTATTTTTGATGGGTCTGTTACTGGGGTCAATGTGGAGTTGCAGGAAGCTAAGTTGATTGTGCAGAAATGGAGGTTTGGAAGCTGGCCTGATGGGATTCAATCAACA GTGAGACTAACTTTGGAAGAGCCTGAACCTGGAGTTACCATTGTCAAGCTGACGCATATTGATGTTCCCGAAGAAGATAG ATATGGGAATTCGACTGTGGTGGAGAATACTGAGAGGGGATGGCGGGATCTTATTTTCCATAAGATACGGGCagtttttggttttggaatatga
- the LOC115951780 gene encoding zinc finger MYM-type protein 1-like: MLFVKKFGMPKFCILVDEVQDESKREQMTIILRFVDKEGFIKERSFHVVHVGDIIALTLNNEICVVLSYYNLHIENIRGQGYDGASNMHCEWNGLQALFLKDCPYAYYVHCMAHRLQLALVTASREVKDVHKFFNHLVNIINIVVNSSKRNDELQHAQVEQVENMIASNEIETGRGVNQIGTLQQTGDTRWGSHFQSICRLIKMFDTTCKVINTIFEEEANYKQRGDAEGAYQVLTLFEFILILHLMKEIMGITNILCQALQQHSQDLLNAMHLVSTTKLLIQKLRDDGWEPLLARVISFCEQHELDIPDMNARYTKAEGRYRHQDEDLTMKHHFRIGIFTVAIDFQLQELNSRFCELTIELVILSSALNPKYAFRLFKIVDICNLIKKYYPQDFTE; encoded by the coding sequence ATGCTATTCGTGAAGAAATTTGGGATgccaaaattttgcattctagTTGATGAAGTTCAAGATGAGTCGAAGAGAGAGCAAATGACCATCATTTTGAGGTTTGTTGATAAAGAAGGTTTCATTAAAGAGCGTTCCTTTCATGTTGTGCATGTTGGAGACATTATTGCATTGACTTTAAATAATGAGATATGTGTTGTCCTTTCTTATTACAACCTCCACATTGAAAATATTCGAGGTCAAGGATATGATGGGGCTAGTAACATGCATTGTGAATGGAATGGATTACAAGCTCTTTTTCTTAAAGATTGCCCATATGCTTATTATGTACATTGCATGGCTCATAGGTTACAATTAGCTCTAGTTACAGCATCTAGAGAAGTAAAAGATGTTCATAAATTCTTTAATCATTTGGTTAATATTATCAATATTGTTGTTAATTCTAGTAAGCGTAATGATGAATTGCAACATGCTCAAGTAGAACAAGTTGAGAATATGATTGCTTCTAATGAAATTGAGACTGGAAGAGGTGTAAACCAGATTGGTACTTTGCAACAAACTGGAGATACTAGGTGGGGATctcattttcaatctatttgtcGTTTGATTAAAATGTTTGATACTACTTGCAAAGTTATCAACACTATCTTTGAGGAAGAGGCTAACTATAAACAACGCGGTGATGCTGAGGGAGCTTATCAGGTATTAacattatttgaatttattttaatcttgcaTTTGATGAAAGAGATCATGGGAATTACTAATATTctttgtcaagctttgcaaCAACATTCTCAAGACCTTTTAAATGCCATGCATTTAGTTTCAACTACAAAATTACTTATTCAAAAGTTGAGAGATGATGGATGGGAGCCTTTACTTGCTAGAGTTATATCATTTTGTGAGCAACATGAACTTGATATTCCTGATATGAATGCTCGTTACACTAAAGCTGAAGGTAGATATCGTCATCAAGATGAAGATTTAACAATGAAACATCATTTTAGAATTGGCATATTTACAGTTGCAATAGACTTTCAATTGCAAGAATTGAACAGTAGATTTTGTGAGCTAACAATAGAACTTGTCATTCTTAGTTCAGCTTTAAATCCCAAATATGCTTTTAGATTATTCAAAATTGTTGATATATGCaatttgattaagaaatattatCCTCAAGATTTTACTGAATAA